In Hermetia illucens chromosome 1, iHerIll2.2.curated.20191125, whole genome shotgun sequence, one genomic interval encodes:
- the LOC119661103 gene encoding probable cytochrome P450 6a20 has translation MEFFTSVIWLTVILLGVVYFYFRRKYSYWKNRGVPYIEPTFPLGNLSRKNIGNLREVFEKVYNMREKCPFVGAYFVVKPVAIATDLDFIKDVLVKDFNNFHGRGIHINEKDSPLSAHLFALDGPKWRSLRMKLSPTFTSGKMKYMFPSIVGVSEQFNQTLGEILHDQSDIDVKEILSCFTTDVIGTCAFGVECNSLKDPNAVFREYGRKVLKPSKLRSIALVLARTSKLAATLRLSVFGKDITNFFIGIVRQTIEHREKNNVKRNDFMDLLIDLKNNDTLDEDKKIKLEKLTLEQVAAQAFVFFVAGFETSSTTMMFALYELALNQEIQDKLRTEINTVCAKHGGRLTYEAMNDMVYLGQVVNETLRKHPPVVVLQRVAQDDYKVANTKLVIEKGTTVMVPTYQIQHDERYYPNPEKFDPDRFLPEVCKSRHPMTFLSFGDGPRNCIGLRFGRLQSRVGLAMLLKNYRFEPSEKTPIPKKLLPRGGILASVDRLHLKIIKI, from the exons ATGGAGTTCTTTACCTCTGTAATTTGGCTGACAGTGATCCTACTTGGTGTAGTTTACTTTTATTTCCGGCGAAAGTATTCTTATTGGAAAAACCGTGGAGTACCGTACATAGAACCAACATTTCCATTGGGGAATCTGTCCCGGAAAAACATCGGTAACTTGAGAGAGGTGTTCGAGAAAGTGTACAATATGAGAGAAAAATGTCCCTTTGTTGGAGCGTACTTCGTTGTTAAACCCGTGGCAATAGCAACTGACCTGGATTTCATAAAAGACGTGTTAGTGAAAGACTTCAACAATTTTCATGGACGTGGTATTCACATAAATGAGAAAGATAGTCCCCTCTCCGCACATTTGTTTGCCTTGGATGGACCAAAATGGAGATCGCTTCGGATGAAACTTTCACCTACTTTCACTTCtggaaaaatgaaatatatgTTTCCTTCCATAGTTGGTGTTTCTGAGCAGTTCAATCAAACTTTGGGTGAAATATTGCACGATCAGAGTGACATTGATGTGAAGGAAATTCTTTCTTGTTTTACAACTGACGTTATCGGAACATGCGCCTTTGGAGTAGAGTGTAACAGTTTAAAAGATCCCAACGCAGTGTTCCGCGAATATGGTCGCAAGGTTCTTAAACCATCGAAACTACGCTCAATAGCATTGGTCCTCGCCCGAACATCAAAACTGGCCGCCACATTACGTTTATCGGTTTTCGGTAAGGACATCACTAATTTCTTCATCGGTATTGTTCGTCAAACCATCGAACACCGTGAGAAAAATAATGTCAAACGTAATGACTTCATGGACCTACTAATTGACTTGAAAAACAACGATACTTTGGATGAagacaaaaaaatcaaattagagAAGCTTACTTTGGAGCAAGTGGCGGCCCAGGCATTCGTCTTCTTTGTCGCTGGATTCGAAACTTCTTCTACGACGATGATGTTTGCCTTGTACGAATTAGCGTTGAATCAAGAGATCCAGGACAAGCTACGAACTGAAATAAATACTGTCTGTGCGAAGCATGGAGGCCGTTTAACGTATGAGGCCATGAATGATATGGTGTATCTGGGTCAAGTTGTCAATG AAACTTTGCGAAAACACCCACCTGTTGTTGTATTGCAGCGTGTAGCACAAGACGACTACAAAGTTGCAAACACGAAATTGGTGATTGAAAAAGGAACAACTGTAATGGTCCCCACCTATCAGATTCAGCACGATGAACGCTACTATCCAAACCCCGAGAAGTTTGATCCTGATCGTTTCCTGCCCGAAGTGTGTAAGTCCCGGCATCCAATGACATTCTTGAGCTTTGGAGATGGTCCCAGAAATTGCATCGGTTTGAGGTTTGGTAGGCTGCAATCACGGGTGGGCCTTGCTATGCTGTTGAAAAACTATCGATTTGAACCATCGGAAAAAACAccaattccaaaaaagcttTTACCACGTGGTGGAATTTTGGCGTCTGTCGACCGACTGCatttgaaaattatcaaaatttga
- the LOC119661782 gene encoding probable cytochrome P450 6a21, translating to MKFMFPTMVGVSDQFKESLDQMLNDHREVDVKEILSCSTTDVIGTCAFGLECNSLKDPNAAFREYDCKVIMPSKLRLIRSIFLRIPKLAAALRLPILSKEISNFFLGIVRQTIEHREKNNIQRNDFMNLLIHLKNNDTLDEENKIKLGKLTLEQVAAQVFVFFVAGFETSSTTFALYELALNPDMQILSMGSMKVA from the coding sequence atgaaatttatgttTCCTACCATGGTAGGGGTTTCTGACCAATTTAAGGAAAGTTTGGATCAAATGTTGAACGATCACAGGGAGGTTGATGTGAAGGAAATTCTTTCTTGTTCTACGACTGATGTTATCGGAACATGCGCCTTTGGATTAGAGTGTAACAGTTTGAAAGACCCCAATGCAGCGTTTCGCGAATATGATTGCAAAGTTATTATGCCATCGAAACTGCGCTTAATAAGGTCGATCTTTCTCCGAATCCCGAAACTTGCCGCCGCACTACGTTTACCAATTTTAAGTAAGGAAATCAGTAACTTTTTCTTGGGTATTGTTCGTCAAACCATCGAACACCGTGAGAAAAATAATATACAACGCAACGACTTTATGAACTTACTTATTCACTTGAAAAACAACGATACTTTGGATGaggaaaacaaaatcaaattagGAAAGCTTACTTTGGAGCAAGTGGCGGCTCAGGTATTCGTTTTCTTTGTCGCCGGATTCGAAACCTCTTCTACAACGTTTGCCTTGTACGAACTGGCGTTGAATCCAGACATGCAGATACTATCTATGGGAAGCATGAAGGTCGCTTGA